The genomic stretch TTATAGAAAATTTCAAAGACGAGAACATTGAGGTTGTTGAAGTAAAAATAGCATCAATTGATGAAGTAAATAAAGTAGAAGAATTTGCAAAAAGTTCTAAAATTAATACAATAATTGGTGTTGGAGGAGGAAATATAATAGATGTAGCAAAATATGTTGCTTATAGGATTGGAAAAGAATTCGTTAGCCTTCCTACAGCCCCTTCGCATGATGGAATCACTTCTCCATTTGCATCTATTAAAGGCCTAGGAAAACCTACTTCTGTTAAAGCAAAAGGTCCAATAGCAATAATTGCAGACATAAATGTTTTAGCCTCAGCACCTAGAAGACTAATTAATGCTGGAATAGGTGATACCATAGGTAAAATAACAGCTGTAAGAGACTGGCAATTAGCCGCTAAATTAAGGGGAGAATATTACGGAGATTATACAGCATCCTTAGCCCTTATGTCCGCTAAACATGCACTTTCTTGTGCTAAAATTCTTGAGAAAGACGTCAGAGCTGGCGTTAGAGTTCTAACAGAAGCTTTAATAAGTAGTGGTGTTGCAATGGGTATGGCAGGAAGTACGAGACCCGCTAGCGGTTCTGAGCATTTATTTGCACACGCTATTGAAATCCTATATCCAGACAAGGCTTTACATGGAGAGTTAGTAGCTTTAGGAACAATTATTATGGCTTACTTGCATGGTATAAATTGGAAAAAAATTAAGAAAGCGATGAAAAAAATTGGTTTACCTACTAAGGCTAAACAATTAGGAATTCCAGATGAGATAGTTATAAAAGCACTGACTATTGCTCACACTATAAGGCCAGAAAG from Sulfolobus sp. S-194 encodes the following:
- a CDS encoding NAD(P)-dependent glycerol-1-phosphate dehydrogenase encodes the protein MELKEHIIDLPKKVYIGYDIIDNIKEYILSLNLSGPFLVVTGPLVRKIITDKIIENFKDENIEVVEVKIASIDEVNKVEEFAKSSKINTIIGVGGGNIIDVAKYVAYRIGKEFVSLPTAPSHDGITSPFASIKGLGKPTSVKAKGPIAIIADINVLASAPRRLINAGIGDTIGKITAVRDWQLAAKLRGEYYGDYTASLALMSAKHALSCAKILEKDVRAGVRVLTEALISSGVAMGMAGSTRPASGSEHLFAHAIEILYPDKALHGELVALGTIIMAYLHGINWKKIKKAMKKIGLPTKAKQLGIPDEIVIKALTIAHTIRPERYTILGDRGLTWEAAEKIAKETGVIE